A window of the Parabacteroides merdae ATCC 43184 genome harbors these coding sequences:
- a CDS encoding glycosyl hydrolase, with protein MRKPLFKTLLCLSLLVPFTGNGQDKNALEAGFMNPAEKVQTSVYWYWISGNISEEGVKKDLYSMKEAGINRAFIGNIGLEGIHTPYKTVPFYSEEWWKILHAALKTATELGIEIGIFNSPGWSQSGGPWVKPEQAMRYLASVKAEVSGGKQVEVVLAKPDKDFQDVRVIAFPSVEKKATRLSAANAKVTSAMSLQNLNSLIDGDKETAVLFTEKSEKPVAIDFRTDQPFTLRSLQIFPARQPIQTNARLLVKENGGYRMLSEFKIDRFNANLNVGFDPYAPVVISVPETTASEFRLELANTASGMGLGEVEFLSLPAVERYPEKTLAKMFQTPLPYWHEYQWPVQPEVGDPSLVIDPGKVLDISAFLQGDRLIWKAPAGEWTILRTGMLPTGVTNSPADPEATGLEIDKMSRKHVEAHFEAFMGEIYRRIPAEDRACWKVVVQDSYETGGQNFTDDFLSEFQARYGYDPLPFLPAYEGYVVGSEDRSDRFLWDLRRLIADKVAYDYVGGLRDVCHKYGLTTWLENYGHWGFPGEFLQYGGQSDEIGGEFWSFGDLGNIENRAASSCGHIYGKQKISVESFTSGGTPFSCYPAMMKQRGDRFFTEGINNTLLHVYISQPSEEREPGMNAWFSSEFNRLNTWYPQMDLFTSYLKRVNYMLQQGLNIADVAYFIGEDAPKMTGIVDPELPKGYQFDYINAEVIERDLFVKDGLLTLPHGTQYRILVLPKLETMRPELLAKIKKLIEDGAVVLGPAPKRSPSGESFPTADRQVEKLAGELWSGLDGRSVKAVKRGKGELLFGMTMEEALKHIGCVPDCGLPADAPVLYGHRSAEDADIYFISNQKDEMIEIRPEFRIRSRQPELWDATTGRIRTLPAYEVTAAGTVVPLKLYPYESAFIVFRRSATKAEETGLQLNYPVLQTLVRLDAPWKVSFEEKRRGPASQTFARLEDISKNENPDIRYYSGTIWYETEFKLKKKPEGELYLNLNDVGVMAKVKINGQYAGGVWTAPYRVNVTDLVRKGKNKVEIEVVTTWMNRLIGDSGLPESERKTWTPCNSWKPTDTLQKSGLVGPVYIECVN; from the coding sequence ATGAGAAAACCTCTGTTTAAAACATTGCTTTGCCTTTCGTTGTTGGTCCCTTTTACGGGAAATGGGCAAGATAAAAATGCACTTGAGGCCGGTTTTATGAATCCGGCTGAAAAAGTACAAACTTCCGTTTATTGGTATTGGATCTCCGGGAATATCTCGGAAGAAGGAGTGAAGAAGGACCTGTATTCGATGAAAGAAGCTGGGATCAACCGGGCTTTTATCGGGAATATCGGCTTGGAAGGGATTCATACGCCCTATAAGACCGTTCCGTTTTATAGTGAAGAATGGTGGAAGATATTGCATGCAGCCCTTAAAACAGCGACGGAGTTAGGGATAGAGATCGGTATCTTTAATTCACCCGGATGGAGCCAGTCGGGCGGTCCGTGGGTGAAACCGGAGCAGGCGATGCGTTATCTGGCATCGGTAAAGGCGGAAGTCAGTGGAGGAAAACAGGTAGAAGTGGTTTTGGCGAAACCCGATAAAGACTTTCAGGATGTGAGGGTGATCGCTTTTCCCTCTGTCGAAAAGAAAGCGACCCGATTGTCGGCGGCAAATGCAAAAGTGACATCTGCTATGTCTTTGCAAAACCTGAACAGCCTGATTGACGGAGATAAGGAGACTGCCGTGCTTTTTACGGAAAAAAGCGAAAAGCCGGTGGCGATTGATTTCAGGACGGACCAACCGTTTACTTTACGCAGTTTGCAAATCTTCCCTGCCCGTCAGCCGATTCAAACCAATGCCCGTTTATTAGTAAAAGAGAACGGAGGCTATCGGATGCTGTCCGAATTTAAGATCGACCGTTTCAATGCGAATTTGAATGTCGGCTTCGATCCGTATGCTCCGGTTGTTATCTCTGTCCCGGAGACGACGGCAAGCGAGTTCCGGTTGGAACTGGCTAACACGGCATCTGGTATGGGATTGGGAGAGGTGGAATTCTTGTCCCTTCCTGCTGTGGAACGTTATCCCGAAAAGACATTAGCCAAGATGTTTCAGACTCCGCTTCCTTATTGGCATGAATACCAGTGGCCGGTACAACCGGAAGTGGGTGATCCCTCTCTGGTTATTGATCCGGGGAAAGTATTGGATATTTCAGCTTTCTTGCAAGGAGACCGCCTTATCTGGAAAGCTCCGGCGGGAGAATGGACGATCCTGCGTACCGGTATGCTCCCGACGGGCGTGACGAACAGCCCGGCTGATCCCGAAGCGACCGGACTGGAGATAGATAAGATGAGCCGCAAGCATGTAGAAGCGCATTTCGAGGCTTTCATGGGTGAAATCTACCGTCGTATTCCGGCTGAAGACCGTGCTTGTTGGAAAGTAGTCGTACAAGATAGTTACGAAACGGGTGGACAAAACTTTACCGACGATTTCTTGTCGGAATTCCAGGCGCGTTACGGCTATGACCCGTTACCGTTTCTTCCCGCTTATGAAGGATATGTGGTCGGGAGCGAGGATCGTTCCGACCGTTTCCTTTGGGATTTGCGCCGTCTGATCGCAGATAAGGTCGCATACGATTATGTCGGCGGCTTACGGGATGTCTGTCATAAATATGGTTTGACGACCTGGTTGGAAAACTACGGGCATTGGGGGTTTCCCGGTGAGTTCCTGCAATATGGCGGACAATCGGACGAGATAGGAGGTGAGTTCTGGAGCTTTGGCGATTTAGGGAATATCGAGAACCGTGCCGCCTCTTCCTGCGGACATATTTATGGAAAGCAGAAGATCTCGGTCGAATCGTTTACCAGTGGAGGGACGCCTTTCAGTTGTTATCCTGCCATGATGAAACAGCGTGGCGACCGTTTCTTTACGGAAGGAATCAATAATACGTTGTTGCATGTCTATATCTCGCAGCCTTCGGAAGAACGGGAGCCGGGGATGAACGCCTGGTTCAGCAGCGAATTCAACCGGCTGAACACCTGGTATCCGCAGATGGATTTGTTTACATCCTATCTGAAACGAGTCAACTATATGTTGCAACAAGGCTTGAATATTGCCGATGTCGCTTATTTCATCGGCGAAGATGCTCCCAAGATGACCGGTATCGTAGACCCTGAACTGCCGAAAGGCTACCAGTTCGATTATATCAATGCCGAGGTGATCGAGCGCGACCTCTTTGTAAAGGACGGTTTACTGACGTTGCCTCACGGCACTCAATACCGGATACTGGTACTTCCGAAGCTTGAAACCATGCGTCCCGAACTACTTGCCAAGATCAAGAAACTGATCGAAGACGGTGCAGTTGTCTTAGGTCCGGCTCCGAAACGTTCGCCGAGTGGAGAATCATTCCCGACGGCTGACAGGCAGGTTGAAAAGTTGGCCGGCGAATTATGGTCCGGTTTGGACGGGCGAAGTGTGAAGGCTGTCAAAAGAGGAAAGGGCGAATTGCTGTTCGGTATGACAATGGAGGAGGCCTTGAAGCATATCGGTTGTGTGCCGGATTGCGGATTGCCGGCAGATGCTCCGGTTCTCTATGGACATCGTTCTGCCGAAGATGCAGATATCTATTTTATCTCCAACCAGAAAGACGAGATGATTGAGATCCGTCCGGAATTTCGTATCCGTTCAAGGCAACCGGAATTGTGGGATGCGACAACAGGCCGTATTCGTACGCTTCCGGCCTATGAGGTGACAGCTGCGGGGACAGTCGTTCCATTGAAGTTGTATCCTTATGAGAGTGCTTTTATCGTGTTCCGTCGGTCGGCCACAAAAGCAGAGGAGACAGGGTTACAACTAAACTATCCGGTTCTGCAGACGCTTGTCCGCCTGGATGCTCCCTGGAAAGTATCCTTTGAGGAAAAGAGAAGAGGCCCCGCAAGCCAGACCTTTGCCCGCCTGGAAGATATCAGTAAGAACGAGAACCCCGATATCCGCTATTATTCCGGTACGATTTGGTACGAAACGGAATTTAAGTTGAAAAAGAAGCCTGAGGGCGAATTGTATCTGAATCTGAACGATGTCGGTGTGATGGCAAAAGTGAAGATCAACGGTCAGTATGCCGGTGGTGTCTGGACGGCTCCCTACCGGGTAAATGTCACGGATTTGGTTCGTAAAGGAAAGAATAAAGTCGAGATAGAGGTCGTTACCACTTGGATGAACCGTTTGATCGGCGACAGTGGTTTGCCGGAATCCGAACGGAAAACCTGGACACCCTGCAATAGCTGGAAACCAACCGATACGTTGCAGAAATC